Proteins from one Chroococcidiopsis sp. CCMEE 29 genomic window:
- a CDS encoding carotenoid oxygenase family protein: MHTTSKPSTQKAWAKAIAQPVAEFPSTALPILSGEIPAGLRGTLYRNGPARLERGGKRMGHWFDGDGAILAVHFTDAGATGLYRYVQTKEYKEEVAADQLLYGNYGMTTPGPIWNQWFKPIKNVANTSVLALPDKLLALWEGGKPYALDLQTLETRGEDDLTGLNNGLTYSAHYKRDPHTGEVFNFGISPGLNAHLNLYKSDRTGKIVQKAAVTLEGVPLVHDFVLAGQYLVFFIPPVRLNTLPVLAGLSSFSDGLEWQPQLGTQFMVVDRETLSVVSRGETEPWYQWHFANGYVDASGSVIVDVVRYEDFQTNQYLKEVATGQTHTTAKSTLWQVHLDPIAGITAIQQVLDRPCEFPVVLPHLVGQSLSPTFLSVHRQGVDISQEMFGAIARFDYQTETLTVADLGENRYPMEPIYAPDPQNPEQGWIVTLVYDGNTDTSEVWLFDSDRLDQPLCRLGLPNVVPMDFHGCWKPA, from the coding sequence ATGCACACAACAAGCAAACCGTCAACACAGAAAGCTTGGGCAAAAGCAATCGCCCAACCCGTCGCAGAGTTTCCCTCCACTGCCTTACCTATCCTTTCTGGTGAGATCCCAGCAGGCTTGCGCGGCACACTCTACCGCAATGGTCCAGCTAGGTTAGAACGTGGTGGCAAGCGGATGGGACACTGGTTTGATGGCGATGGTGCAATTCTTGCAGTGCATTTTACTGATGCGGGAGCAACCGGACTGTATCGCTACGTTCAAACAAAAGAATACAAAGAAGAAGTAGCAGCGGATCAACTTCTCTACGGTAACTATGGCATGACCACACCCGGTCCAATCTGGAATCAATGGTTTAAACCAATTAAGAACGTAGCCAACACCTCAGTGCTGGCGCTACCAGATAAACTCTTAGCGCTGTGGGAAGGAGGTAAACCCTACGCACTAGACTTGCAGACTCTAGAAACTCGCGGAGAAGATGACTTAACAGGGCTAAATAATGGATTAACTTACTCCGCCCACTACAAGCGAGATCCGCATACCGGAGAAGTATTTAACTTTGGCATCAGTCCTGGACTCAATGCTCACTTGAATCTCTATAAAAGCGATCGCACTGGCAAGATTGTGCAAAAAGCAGCAGTGACCCTAGAAGGCGTTCCTCTGGTGCATGATTTTGTCCTCGCAGGGCAGTACCTAGTATTTTTCATTCCCCCAGTGCGGTTGAATACTCTCCCAGTGCTAGCTGGACTAAGTAGCTTCAGTGATGGCTTGGAGTGGCAACCACAGCTAGGAACTCAATTTATGGTTGTAGACCGGGAAACTCTATCCGTAGTAAGTCGCGGTGAAACAGAACCCTGGTATCAGTGGCATTTCGCTAATGGTTATGTCGATGCTAGCGGGTCAGTGATTGTGGATGTTGTCCGGTATGAAGACTTCCAGACCAATCAATATCTCAAGGAAGTAGCTACAGGTCAAACCCACACTACTGCTAAGAGTACGCTGTGGCAAGTGCATCTCGATCCCATAGCTGGAATAACGGCAATCCAGCAAGTTTTAGACAGACCGTGTGAATTTCCAGTTGTGCTACCACATCTAGTGGGGCAATCTCTCTCTCCAACTTTTCTCTCTGTACACCGACAAGGGGTAGATATTAGCCAAGAAATGTTTGGGGCGATCGCTCGCTTTGACTATCAAACCGAAACACTAACTGTAGCTGACTTGGGAGAAAACCGCTATCCAATGGAACCGATCTATGCGCCAGATCCGCAAAATCCTGAGCAGGGTTGGATAGTCACACTTGTGTATGATGGCAACACTGACACTAGCGAAGTTTGGCTATTTGATAGCGATCGCCTAGATCAGCCACTTTGTAGATTAGGATTACCTAACGTCGTGCCGATGGATTTTCATGGCTGCTGGAAGCCAGCGTAA
- a CDS encoding mechanosensitive ion channel family protein produces MNALIQEIQSSLLHLVGNSIEALPAFLAAIAILLITRYAATATRRMSGIAGKRMLKSTSLRLLLVQTTYVATWVAGVLFACVIAFPDLRLGDIIGLLGLGSVAFGFAFQDIFKNFLAGILLLLDEPFRLGDQIIVKDFEGTVEEISIRSTQLITYQGERVVIPNSIVFTSPVQVLTAMSHRRTDLELGVDYNTDLASAIPILLETLSSVQGVVSKPAPEVEAVGFGDSSIDLMVRYWSLPQKVHVRHTRSRVIVALKQACDRAGINIPYPIRTVYYYDQEQFSDYLPASADGNSTKA; encoded by the coding sequence ATGAATGCTCTGATCCAAGAAATTCAATCGAGTTTGCTGCATCTAGTTGGTAATAGTATTGAAGCGCTGCCAGCCTTCTTAGCGGCGATCGCCATCCTCTTGATAACCCGCTATGCAGCCACTGCAACTCGGAGAATGTCTGGTATCGCGGGAAAACGGATGCTAAAAAGTACATCTTTGCGATTGCTGCTAGTGCAGACCACTTACGTGGCAACTTGGGTAGCAGGAGTCTTGTTCGCCTGTGTCATTGCTTTTCCAGACTTACGGCTAGGAGACATCATTGGTCTTTTAGGTTTGGGTTCAGTAGCGTTTGGCTTCGCTTTTCAGGATATTTTTAAGAATTTCTTAGCCGGGATACTGCTGTTATTGGATGAGCCGTTTCGTTTAGGCGATCAGATAATTGTTAAGGACTTTGAAGGTACAGTTGAAGAGATTTCTATTCGCTCTACCCAACTCATAACTTATCAGGGAGAGCGAGTCGTAATACCTAATTCCATTGTATTTACCAGTCCCGTGCAGGTACTTACAGCCATGTCTCACCGTCGGACTGATTTAGAGTTAGGAGTTGACTATAATACTGACCTAGCCAGCGCTATTCCAATTCTGCTTGAAACTTTAAGTAGCGTCCAGGGAGTTGTATCCAAGCCAGCACCAGAAGTAGAGGCGGTAGGTTTTGGTGATAGCTCGATTGACCTGATGGTACGTTACTGGTCATTGCCACAAAAAGTACACGTGCGCCATACCAGAAGTCGGGTTATTGTTGCACTCAAACAAGCGTGCGATCGCGCTGGCATTAATATTCCCTATCCAATTCGTACAGTTTACTACTACGACCAGGAGCAGTTCAGTGACTACCTTCCTGCCTCAGCTGATGGCAATTCAACTAAAGCATGA
- a CDS encoding AI-2E family transporter: MNRVFSPLQQFLITWLLFLVTGWVTLRAMSYVGELLSILITAGLIAFFLNYAVAVLRPFLPRTLAAVLVYLVTGLAVVILALTLVPLVFNQARQLVINFPFLLKSAQEQLTTFQTWSAEHNLPFDVQILISQLLARVQTQAEAIATKGLGLVVGTFNWVLDLILILVLSFYMLVDSERVWLGLTRIFSPKIRFGLTEALQRNLQRFVFGQLLLGLFMAITLTPAFWILRVPFFLLFAVFIGLMEVIPFIGATLGIAAVATVVAFIDWWLALQVLVVAVALQQVKDNLLAPRLMGNLTGLSPVIIFVSLLIGGQLGGLLGVILAIPLTGVGKSLAEIILDPTLPPQTGAFFHNPFDQDTASPESESAADTINYELIPSRGQSYKQKQGKQEE; the protein is encoded by the coding sequence ATGAATCGAGTCTTTTCACCTCTCCAACAATTCCTCATCACCTGGCTGCTGTTCCTAGTAACAGGTTGGGTGACACTAAGAGCCATGAGCTACGTGGGTGAGCTACTTAGCATTTTAATCACGGCAGGGCTGATTGCTTTTTTTCTCAACTATGCCGTCGCTGTTCTGCGACCCTTCTTACCTCGGACTTTAGCAGCGGTACTCGTCTATTTAGTGACGGGTTTGGCGGTTGTAATTCTTGCCTTGACACTAGTGCCGCTGGTGTTTAACCAAGCGCGGCAGTTAGTGATAAATTTTCCGTTCCTGCTAAAGTCTGCCCAGGAGCAATTGACCACCTTTCAAACGTGGAGTGCCGAGCATAATTTACCGTTTGATGTCCAGATTCTAATATCGCAACTACTGGCGCGAGTGCAAACTCAGGCTGAAGCGATCGCTACTAAAGGCTTGGGCTTGGTAGTAGGCACATTTAATTGGGTCTTAGACTTGATTTTGATCCTAGTGCTGTCCTTTTACATGCTCGTTGATAGTGAGCGAGTTTGGCTAGGTCTGACCAGGATTTTTTCACCCAAAATTCGCTTCGGTTTGACAGAAGCGCTGCAACGCAATCTCCAGCGGTTTGTTTTTGGTCAGCTATTATTGGGTCTGTTTATGGCTATTACTCTGACCCCAGCCTTCTGGATATTACGAGTTCCCTTTTTTCTGTTATTTGCGGTTTTCATTGGCTTAATGGAAGTGATTCCTTTTATAGGGGCGACTTTAGGAATAGCAGCGGTAGCTACAGTAGTAGCGTTTATTGATTGGTGGCTAGCGCTACAAGTGTTGGTGGTAGCAGTGGCACTTCAGCAGGTGAAAGATAACCTGCTGGCTCCCCGACTCATGGGCAACCTCACAGGTCTATCACCAGTAATTATTTTTGTTTCCCTACTAATAGGAGGCCAATTGGGCGGACTGCTAGGGGTAATTCTGGCGATTCCACTCACGGGTGTTGGGAAAAGTCTGGCAGAAATTATTCTCGATCCGACTCTGCCACCCCAAACTGGAGCATTCTTCCACAATCCTTTTGACCAGGATACGGCAAGTCCAGAGTCAGAATCTGCTGCAGATACGATCAATTATGAACTCATACCAAGTCGCGGACAGTCGTACAAACAAAAGCAGGGGAAGCAGGAGGAGTAG
- a CDS encoding peptidoglycan DD-metalloendopeptidase family protein, whose translation MKRAWTKKVKAVPACTASNKNLEEQFKPAQLKVKRRVQPAVKRPVRTSAAMIGLIISTGASNLLLIRPSDSAPASEPLTNEQTVAGQAGSIDHVEPEVEKSVFSTIVTPTPLVQLAAETVSIPALPVVERSVQKRQKLSQGAQKAQPNTAAKLTQPFKQKGLSEGLIGAAANSIPKQADLQAEVVKSHQVRLIHRLKTAATPSKSDEVNSSQLKLSVLAASEPLEKSVPVINQASSASTAKQRLLINRLKQTPNRLKDGLAELRYEESNNSSIPVKDSLKAVSTNQKKSTNQESWAPFAVRVTKQQQPSLRSPQVVESQQQPAAVVVTPEVQKAESQTLKQESLPPLTVGAAQQQSMASAQPEVAAEEIAVVGSEKLQQPAAVTVVPELPKTAVDQPTVVIPSAEIDYQVKAGDTLTAIASTQGVPISKLVRANHLTNPNLLGINQQIKIPTFKSTSTASQSTADRQQQLASLPLQTITSNESKEFDLTQPHQQMKAAVTVPPVPKAIVNEPNLVFPATEINYQVKAGDTLTAIASTHSVPLAEIIKANNLADPNLLEINQQIKIPASQSEMSASMAFNPVSDSQSGRASVLPDVLARTQSLGAAYTGIGGNISDDDTVKVSSPTFEKTQLTQSAAKPELQSELYVQNLRNDIQKLRQKYYAQNTVSQVVPGVAAKSSEVLKQQFQSSPTANQPINPEFRVAQAAKTLQPTGQKRRSIPAKSAASGARNKETLATTPIGIDAAESLENLSGQQVSPELPPLGAVDTYLPKSGSDSFKGFIWPAKGALTSGYGWRWGRMHKGIDIAAPIGTPIVAAAPGVVVKAGWNSGGYGNLVDIKHADGTLTRYAHNKRILVQAGQQVQQGQQISEMGSTGFSTGPHLHFEVHALGKKAVNPIAYLPR comes from the coding sequence TTGAAACGAGCATGGACGAAGAAGGTTAAGGCTGTTCCTGCCTGTACTGCCAGTAATAAAAACCTGGAGGAACAATTCAAGCCGGCTCAGCTAAAAGTCAAGCGGCGAGTTCAACCAGCGGTTAAGCGACCAGTTCGGACTTCAGCCGCTATGATTGGCTTAATAATCTCAACGGGAGCGTCCAATCTTTTACTGATCCGACCCAGTGATAGCGCTCCGGCATCTGAGCCATTAACTAACGAGCAGACAGTAGCTGGTCAAGCTGGGAGTATCGATCATGTGGAACCGGAAGTAGAGAAGTCAGTTTTCTCTACAATAGTGACGCCCACTCCGCTAGTACAACTGGCAGCAGAAACGGTTTCAATCCCAGCGCTACCTGTAGTTGAACGTTCGGTACAAAAAAGGCAAAAGCTTAGTCAGGGAGCTCAAAAAGCTCAGCCAAATACCGCTGCAAAATTAACGCAGCCTTTCAAGCAAAAAGGGTTGTCTGAAGGCTTAATAGGTGCAGCTGCTAACAGCATCCCTAAGCAAGCTGATCTCCAAGCTGAAGTGGTAAAAAGTCACCAAGTGAGGCTGATTCACAGGTTGAAGACTGCTGCAACTCCCTCTAAATCTGATGAAGTAAACAGCAGCCAGCTGAAACTATCAGTATTAGCAGCATCAGAGCCATTAGAGAAATCAGTACCAGTTATCAATCAAGCAAGTAGTGCTTCGACAGCGAAGCAAAGGCTTTTAATTAACCGCTTAAAGCAAACACCAAACCGCTTAAAAGATGGTCTGGCGGAGTTGAGGTATGAGGAGTCGAATAATTCATCTATACCTGTTAAGGATTCACTTAAGGCAGTTTCTACCAATCAGAAGAAAAGTACCAACCAGGAAAGCTGGGCTCCGTTCGCTGTGAGGGTGACCAAGCAACAACAGCCAAGCTTACGATCGCCGCAAGTGGTAGAGTCGCAACAGCAGCCAGCAGCGGTAGTTGTAACGCCTGAGGTACAAAAAGCAGAGTCGCAAACTCTTAAACAGGAAAGCTTGCCTCCATTGACGGTAGGTGCGGCTCAGCAACAATCTATGGCGAGCGCGCAGCCAGAAGTGGCAGCGGAAGAAATCGCGGTTGTCGGCTCGGAGAAGTTGCAACAGCCAGCAGCGGTAACAGTGGTGCCTGAGCTGCCAAAAACTGCTGTCGATCAACCAACCGTGGTCATACCGTCAGCGGAAATAGATTATCAGGTAAAAGCTGGAGATACGTTAACAGCGATCGCCAGCACTCAGGGTGTGCCGATCTCCAAACTCGTTCGCGCTAATCACTTAACTAATCCAAATCTACTAGGAATTAATCAACAGATTAAAATCCCTACTTTTAAATCCACTAGCACTGCCAGTCAATCAACGGCTGATAGGCAACAACAGCTTGCTTCGCTACCCCTACAAACGATTACAAGCAACGAAAGCAAGGAGTTCGACTTAACACAGCCTCACCAGCAGATGAAAGCCGCCGTCACGGTTCCTCCGGTGCCAAAGGCTATTGTTAATGAACCAAATTTGGTGTTTCCAGCGACAGAGATAAACTATCAGGTAAAGGCCGGAGATACACTGACAGCGATCGCTAGTACTCATAGTGTGCCGCTTGCCGAAATCATCAAGGCTAATAATTTAGCCGATCCAAATTTACTGGAAATTAATCAACAGATTAAAATTCCTGCCTCTCAGTCTGAAATGTCGGCATCTATGGCGTTTAATCCAGTATCTGACTCGCAATCAGGAAGAGCTTCAGTGCTACCTGATGTGCTAGCTAGAACACAGTCTTTAGGTGCCGCCTATACTGGCATAGGTGGTAATATTTCAGATGACGATACGGTCAAAGTCAGTTCGCCGACGTTTGAAAAAACTCAACTAACGCAGTCAGCAGCGAAACCTGAACTGCAATCTGAGCTGTATGTCCAGAACTTGCGTAATGACATCCAAAAATTACGGCAAAAGTACTACGCCCAAAACACGGTTAGTCAAGTTGTGCCTGGTGTAGCAGCCAAGTCCTCTGAAGTGCTCAAGCAGCAATTCCAGTCTAGCCCAACAGCTAATCAACCAATTAATCCTGAGTTCCGTGTGGCTCAAGCGGCTAAGACTTTACAGCCAACTGGGCAAAAACGACGTTCAATTCCAGCAAAATCAGCTGCATCGGGGGCTAGGAATAAGGAAACGTTGGCAACGACACCCATCGGTATAGACGCTGCTGAATCACTTGAGAATCTGAGTGGGCAGCAAGTTAGTCCAGAGTTACCGCCTTTGGGAGCAGTAGATACCTATTTGCCCAAAAGTGGTTCAGATTCCTTCAAAGGTTTCATTTGGCCCGCCAAGGGTGCCCTAACTTCTGGCTACGGTTGGCGCTGGGGACGGATGCACAAAGGAATTGACATTGCAGCTCCAATTGGAACACCGATTGTTGCAGCTGCTCCGGGTGTTGTGGTTAAGGCAGGCTGGAATTCTGGTGGTTATGGCAATCTTGTGGATATTAAACATGCCGATGGGACTCTAACTCGCTATGCCCACAACAAACGAATTCTGGTACAGGCGGGTCAACAGGTTCAGCAAGGTCAGCAAATTTCTGAGATGGGTAGCACTGGCTTTAGTACCGGTCCCCACCTTCATTTTGAGGTGCATGCACTGGGCAAGAAAGCAGTCAATCCAATTGCTTATCTACCACGTTAG
- a CDS encoding tRNA (cytidine(34)-2'-O)-methyltransferase: protein MPQVVLIHPQIPPNTGNIARTCAATGTELHLVGPLGFEISDRYLKRAGLDYWPYVKLHYHDSLDAFQTYHQQRGGRWLGFSVAGSYNYIHFQFQVDDWLLFGSETTGLPTAVISACAASLYIPMTQPKVRSLNLSVSVAVGLFEARRQLGYLA from the coding sequence ATGCCTCAGGTCGTCTTAATTCATCCCCAAATTCCCCCCAATACTGGCAATATTGCCCGTACCTGCGCCGCTACGGGTACAGAATTACATTTAGTGGGACCTCTGGGATTTGAAATTAGCGATCGCTATCTGAAACGAGCCGGATTAGATTACTGGCCTTATGTTAAATTGCACTATCACGACTCTCTCGATGCCTTTCAAACCTACCATCAACAACGTGGGGGTCGATGGCTTGGCTTCAGTGTAGCTGGCAGTTATAACTATATCCACTTCCAATTTCAAGTTGATGACTGGCTGTTATTTGGCAGCGAAACTACTGGGTTGCCAACAGCAGTTATCTCGGCTTGCGCGGCAAGCCTCTACATTCCAATGACGCAACCAAAAGTTCGGAGCTTAAACCTCTCAGTTAGTGTAGCTGTAGGTCTATTTGAAGCCCGTCGTCAACTCGGCTATTTAGCGTGA
- the gshA gene encoding glutamate--cysteine ligase, whose protein sequence is MLLLKGFEIEMYTGKPTGEIVGMSDRIVASLDGFVREPDSRNVEYTTAPSQQYEKLLCDLLRPRLRLREYLKRLGNYTLIPGSTLSLGGGDRFHRSDPNNSYHDYIEQTYGTKVVTASVHINVGISDPELLMRACRLIRVEAPLYLALSASSPFLDGKITGYHSTRWGLFPKTPSHVPLFESHADHIQWVKAQLAAGQMQNVRHLWVSVRPNGDRRPYDLNRLELRICDLVTDPISLLAIAALLEARLWQLIEDPGLDPLEKSTISATNRAEELVALTDANEIAAAQHSLDAQLRHWQDGRRIIARDWIAEIYQEVWAIAKQRGFNCFLSPLLKIIREGNEAQQWLKLHSYGFDPRLVLIQAILAMRERELELEDKLCSPLVA, encoded by the coding sequence GTGCTGCTATTAAAAGGCTTCGAGATTGAGATGTACACAGGGAAACCAACCGGCGAGATTGTTGGTATGTCAGACCGAATTGTGGCATCTCTAGACGGATTTGTACGGGAGCCAGATAGCCGCAATGTTGAATATACAACCGCACCCTCGCAGCAGTATGAAAAGCTGTTGTGCGATCTGCTACGGCCTCGGCTACGGTTACGAGAATACTTAAAACGCTTGGGCAATTACACGCTGATTCCTGGCAGTACCTTGTCTCTAGGTGGAGGCGATCGCTTCCACCGCTCAGATCCCAATAATTCTTATCACGACTACATTGAACAGACTTATGGTACCAAGGTTGTTACTGCTAGTGTTCATATCAACGTCGGTATTAGTGACCCAGAACTGCTGATGCGGGCGTGTCGCCTGATCCGGGTTGAAGCGCCTCTATACCTTGCTCTTAGTGCCTCGTCTCCTTTCCTCGATGGCAAAATCACTGGATATCACTCCACTCGCTGGGGGCTCTTTCCCAAAACCCCATCCCATGTCCCACTGTTTGAAAGCCACGCCGATCATATCCAATGGGTTAAAGCTCAACTAGCAGCAGGGCAGATGCAAAATGTCCGCCACCTCTGGGTATCGGTCCGACCCAATGGCGATCGCCGTCCTTATGACCTAAATCGTCTCGAACTAAGAATCTGCGATCTGGTCACTGACCCCATTTCCCTGCTAGCGATCGCCGCCTTGCTAGAAGCTCGTCTATGGCAGCTAATTGAAGATCCAGGACTTGACCCACTGGAAAAGAGTACCATTAGTGCCACAAACCGTGCTGAAGAACTGGTTGCTCTAACAGATGCTAACGAAATCGCCGCTGCCCAGCATAGCCTCGATGCACAGCTCAGACACTGGCAAGACGGCAGAAGGATTATAGCCAGAGATTGGATTGCAGAAATTTATCAGGAAGTATGGGCGATCGCTAAACAACGAGGCTTCAACTGTTTCCTCTCTCCTTTGCTAAAAATAATCCGGGAAGGAAACGAAGCGCAGCAGTGGTTGAAACTGCACTCTTACGGCTTCGACCCCAGACTAGTTTTGATTCAGGCTATTCTAGCTATGCGGGAACGAGAATTAGAACTAGAAGACAAGCTATGCTCACCTTTAGTCGCTTAA
- a CDS encoding histone deacetylase — MDLPLVYHSDYVAPLPEGHRFPMSKFNQLYELLVADGVAYSEQFHTPKLPPQEWIEQVHTSEYVQAYCEGTLDTKAQRRIGLPWSPALVNRTRTAVGGTILTAQLALSQGLACNTAGGTHHAFPDYGSGFCIFNDLAIAARVLQQLNLVRKVLIVDLDVHQGDGTAFIFQDDPSVFTFSMHCEVNFPGTKQKSNLDVPLPVGMEDDAYLQTLAEYLPNLLSEFQPDLVLYDAGVDTHAGDRLGKLALTDTGIFRREMQVLSTCVAAGYPIACVIGGGYADDLKSLVYRHSLVHRAASEVYHQNRL, encoded by the coding sequence ATGGACTTGCCGCTAGTTTATCACTCAGATTATGTTGCCCCTCTGCCTGAGGGTCATCGCTTCCCGATGTCAAAGTTCAATCAACTTTATGAGCTACTTGTAGCCGATGGGGTGGCATATTCAGAACAATTTCACACACCCAAACTACCGCCTCAAGAGTGGATTGAGCAAGTTCACACTTCTGAGTATGTTCAGGCTTATTGTGAAGGAACACTAGATACCAAAGCACAGCGACGGATTGGGTTGCCTTGGAGTCCAGCACTGGTGAACCGCACCCGCACAGCAGTAGGCGGCACAATTTTAACAGCACAGTTGGCACTCAGTCAGGGACTAGCTTGCAATACCGCTGGTGGAACTCATCATGCTTTTCCTGATTATGGGTCTGGTTTTTGTATCTTTAACGATCTAGCGATCGCCGCCCGGGTCTTACAGCAACTTAATCTAGTCCGCAAAGTTCTCATTGTCGATCTAGATGTCCATCAAGGCGATGGCACTGCTTTTATCTTCCAAGATGACCCCAGTGTCTTTACCTTCTCAATGCACTGCGAGGTCAATTTTCCTGGCACAAAGCAAAAAAGCAACTTGGATGTGCCTCTACCAGTTGGCATGGAGGATGATGCTTATCTGCAAACGCTAGCTGAGTATCTGCCCAATTTACTATCTGAGTTTCAGCCAGATTTGGTGCTGTATGATGCTGGAGTTGATACCCATGCAGGCGATCGCCTGGGAAAATTAGCTTTGACAGACACTGGTATCTTCCGCCGCGAAATGCAAGTTCTGAGTACCTGCGTTGCTGCTGGATATCCCATCGCTTGTGTCATCGGAGGCGGTTATGCTGACGACCTCAAGAGCTTGGTCTATCGCCACTCCCTAGTACACCGTGCTGCTAGTGAGGTTTATCACCAAAATCGACTTTGA
- a CDS encoding alpha/beta fold hydrolase: MTTQQLTLTSPLEKRTWNWQGYKIQYTVMGEGCPLMLVHGFGASIGHWRKNIPVLAAGGYRVFAIDLLGFGGSDKPNLNYTLELWEELLKDFWIAHIQEPTIFVGNSIGGLLSLMSIANHPETAAGGVLISCAGGLSHRPHELNPPLRVAMTAFNRLVRSKLTGGIVFNRVRQKPQIRRTLLQIYRNREAVTDELVDLLYAPSCDPGAQQVFASILTAPPGPTPAELLPKVEVPLLVIWGANDPWTPITGAKLFQQASENGKSIQISPIPNAGHCPHDELPEVVNPLILNWLAEI, encoded by the coding sequence GTGACAACCCAGCAGTTAACACTTACAAGCCCCTTAGAAAAACGCACTTGGAACTGGCAAGGCTACAAGATTCAGTACACAGTAATGGGCGAGGGATGCCCCCTAATGTTGGTCCATGGCTTTGGTGCTTCAATTGGACACTGGCGTAAAAATATCCCTGTGCTAGCTGCCGGTGGCTACCGGGTATTTGCCATAGATTTACTCGGTTTTGGCGGTTCTGATAAGCCAAATTTAAATTACACCTTGGAATTGTGGGAAGAACTGCTCAAAGATTTCTGGATAGCACATATTCAAGAACCAACAATATTTGTCGGCAACTCAATTGGAGGGCTGTTAAGCCTGATGAGCATTGCCAATCATCCAGAAACGGCTGCTGGCGGCGTTTTAATTAGCTGTGCCGGTGGGTTGAGTCACCGCCCCCACGAATTAAATCCACCCCTACGGGTAGCGATGACAGCCTTTAATCGGCTAGTGCGTTCTAAACTTACTGGGGGCATCGTATTTAACCGTGTGCGTCAAAAACCGCAAATCCGGCGGACTCTGCTTCAGATATACCGCAACCGAGAGGCAGTGACTGACGAACTAGTTGATTTGCTTTATGCACCTTCATGCGATCCGGGAGCGCAGCAAGTTTTTGCTTCAATTCTGACTGCGCCTCCTGGTCCTACACCTGCAGAGTTGTTGCCAAAAGTCGAGGTTCCGCTGCTAGTAATTTGGGGAGCCAATGACCCCTGGACGCCAATTACTGGAGCAAAGCTTTTTCAACAGGCAAGTGAGAACGGTAAATCGATTCAAATTTCTCCAATTCCTAATGCTGGTCACTGTCCTCATGATGAGTTACCAGAAGTTGTCAATCCGCTCATCTTGAATTGGCTGGCTGAAATTTAG
- a CDS encoding GNAT family N-acetyltransferase: MRVRTYEIGDTEQVMKLFYDTVHEVNIRDYTQAQVNAWAPANMDTEAWIRGLSSKFTYIAVEDDKIIGFGELEESGHIDRFYCHKDFQRKGVGTQILEQIESKASSLGIKKLFTEASITAKAFFESKGFVVVRQQEVERRGQKFINFLMEKTI; this comes from the coding sequence ATGAGAGTAAGAACCTATGAAATCGGCGATACCGAACAAGTGATGAAGCTATTCTATGACACCGTGCATGAGGTAAATATTCGCGATTATACACAAGCACAAGTAAATGCTTGGGCACCAGCAAATATGGATACCGAAGCCTGGATTAGAGGTTTAAGTAGTAAGTTTACCTACATAGCAGTGGAGGATGACAAGATTATCGGTTTTGGGGAATTAGAAGAGAGCGGCCATATTGACCGCTTCTATTGTCACAAAGATTTTCAAAGAAAAGGCGTTGGTACACAAATCCTAGAACAGATTGAGTCCAAGGCAAGCTCCTTAGGGATTAAAAAGTTATTTACGGAAGCCAGTATTACAGCTAAGGCTTTCTTTGAAAGCAAGGGATTTGTTGTTGTAAGACAGCAAGAAGTAGAACGTCGGGGGCAAAAATTTATCAATTTTCTGATGGAGAAAACTATTTGA